In Prunus dulcis chromosome 1, ALMONDv2, whole genome shotgun sequence, the following are encoded in one genomic region:
- the LOC117613365 gene encoding probable inactive purple acid phosphatase 1 isoform X2 produces MGILSASTCPEENPRVYPPFLCSAPIKFQYANYSTPEYKDTGKGFLKLQLINQRSDFSFVLFSGGLLNPKVVAVSNHVAFANPDAPVYPRLAQGKEWNEMTVTWTSGYGINEAEPFVEWGASGESMRSPAVTQTVDRNSLCGAPARTVGWRDPGFIHTSFLKELWPNRVYTYKLGHRLFNGTYIWSQTYHFRASPYPGQNSSQRVVIFGDMGKDEADGSNEYNNFQRGSLNTTKQLIRDLKNIDIVFHIGDICYANGYLSQWDQFTAQIEPIASTVPYMIASGNHERDWPGTGSFYENMDSGGECGVLAENMFYVPTETRAKFWYSTDYGMFHFCIADTEHDWREGTEQYKFIEHCLASVDRQKQPWLIFLAHRVLGYSSCISYAEEGSFEEPMGRESLQNLWQKYKVDIALYGHVHNYERTCPIYQNICTNEEKHSYKGSLNGTIHVVAGGAGASLSTFTTLQTKWSIFKDYDHGFVKLTAFDHSNLLFEYKKSRDGQVYDSFRISRDYRDILACTVDSCPSTTLAS; encoded by the exons ATGGGAATACTTAG TGCTTCCACCTGCCCTGAGGAAAATCCAAGAGTTTATCCTCCATTTTTGTGTTCTGCGCCTATTAAG TTTCAGTATGCAAATTACTCCACTCCTGAGTACAAAGACACTGGAAAAGGTTTCTTGAAGCTTCAGCTGATCAACCAGAGATCGGACTTCTCTTTCGTGCTATTCTCTGGTGGTTTATTGAAT CCAAAGGTGGTAGCGGTGTCAAATCATGTAGCTTTCGCTAATCCAGATGCACCAGTTTACCCACGCTTAGCACAAGGAAAAGAATGGAATGAA ATGACTGTAACTTGGACAAGTGGATATGGGATCAATGAGGCAGAACCATTTGTTGAATGGGGTGCAAGCGGAGAAAGTATGCGTTCCCCAGCTGTGACGCAAACTGTCGATCGTAATAGCTTGTGTG GTGCACCTGCAAGAACAGTGGGATGGCGTGACCCTGGATTCATACACACTAGTTTTCTGAAGGAATTGTGGCCAAATAGAGT GTATACGTACAAGCTGGGGCATAGATTGTTCAATGGTACATATATTTGGAGTCAGACATATCATTTTAGAGCATCTCCTTATCCTGGCCAAAATTCCTCACAACGTGTAGTCATTTTTGGTGACATGGGAAAG GATGAAGCTGATGGTTCCAATGAATATAACAATTTCCAGAGAGGCTCTCTTAACACTACAAAGCAGCTTATTCGAGACTTGAAAAACATTGATATTGTGTTCCATATTGGGGATATATGTTATGCAAATGGTTACCTTTCACAATGGGATCAGTTTACTGCACAGATTGAGCCAATAGCATCAACTGTTCCTTACATGATTGCAAG TGGAAACCATGAACGTGACTGGCCAGGAACAGGTTCCTTCTATGAGAACATGGATTCAGGAGGAGAATGCGGTGTGTTGGCTGAAAATATGTTCTATGTTCCCACGGAGACCAGAGCTAAATTTTG GTACTCAACTGACTATGGCATGTTCCACTTCTGCATAGCAGACACAGAACATGATTGGAGAGAGGGAACAGAGCAATACAAATTCATTGAGCACTGCTTAGCATCAGTCGATAGGCAGAAGCAACCGTGGCTAATCTTTCTTGCACATCGGGTTCTGGGATATTCCTCTTGCATCTCTTATGCAGAAGAAGGATCATTTGAGGAACCAATGGGGAGGGAGAGCCTCCAAAATCTCTGGCAGAAGTATAAGGTTGACATTGCCCTCTACGGCCACGTTCATAACTATGAAAGAACCTGCCCCATATACCAG AACATTTGCACCAATGAAGAGAAGCATTCTTACAAGGGCAGCTTGAATGGAACAATACATGTGGTTGCTGGTGGTGCGGGAGCAAGCCTGTCAACTTTTACCACTCTCCAAACAAAATGGAGCATTTTCAAAGACTATGATCATGGATTTGTTAAACTCACAGCATTTGACCACTCGAACCTTTTGTTCGAGTACAAGAAGAGCAGGGATGGGCAGGTTTATGACTCTTTCAGAATTTCCAGAGATTATAGGGACATCTTGGCCTGCACTGTTGATAGTTGCCCAAGCACCACACTGGCCTCATGA
- the LOC117613365 gene encoding probable inactive purple acid phosphatase 1 isoform X1, producing MKEIKLGLAILLVLATLQNASSHGEQPLSRISIHKATFALHELAYIQASPTVLGLRGENTEWVTLEFGSKNPSVDDWIGVFSPANFSASTCPEENPRVYPPFLCSAPIKFQYANYSTPEYKDTGKGFLKLQLINQRSDFSFVLFSGGLLNPKVVAVSNHVAFANPDAPVYPRLAQGKEWNEMTVTWTSGYGINEAEPFVEWGASGESMRSPAVTQTVDRNSLCGAPARTVGWRDPGFIHTSFLKELWPNRVYTYKLGHRLFNGTYIWSQTYHFRASPYPGQNSSQRVVIFGDMGKDEADGSNEYNNFQRGSLNTTKQLIRDLKNIDIVFHIGDICYANGYLSQWDQFTAQIEPIASTVPYMIASGNHERDWPGTGSFYENMDSGGECGVLAENMFYVPTETRAKFWYSTDYGMFHFCIADTEHDWREGTEQYKFIEHCLASVDRQKQPWLIFLAHRVLGYSSCISYAEEGSFEEPMGRESLQNLWQKYKVDIALYGHVHNYERTCPIYQNICTNEEKHSYKGSLNGTIHVVAGGAGASLSTFTTLQTKWSIFKDYDHGFVKLTAFDHSNLLFEYKKSRDGQVYDSFRISRDYRDILACTVDSCPSTTLAS from the exons atgaaagaaataaaactgGGGTTGGCGATTCTGCTGGTTCTTGCAACCCTTCAAAACGCAAGTTCGCATGGGGAGCAGCCTCTTTCAAGAATTTCTATTCATAAGGCAACCTTTGCTCTTCATGAACTTGCTTATATTCAAGCCTCTCCTACAGTACTAGGATTAAGA GGGGAAAACACAGAATGGGTGACGTTGGAATTTGGTTCTAAAAACCCATCAGTTGATGATTGGATTGGTGTCTTTTCTCCTGCTAATTTCAG TGCTTCCACCTGCCCTGAGGAAAATCCAAGAGTTTATCCTCCATTTTTGTGTTCTGCGCCTATTAAG TTTCAGTATGCAAATTACTCCACTCCTGAGTACAAAGACACTGGAAAAGGTTTCTTGAAGCTTCAGCTGATCAACCAGAGATCGGACTTCTCTTTCGTGCTATTCTCTGGTGGTTTATTGAAT CCAAAGGTGGTAGCGGTGTCAAATCATGTAGCTTTCGCTAATCCAGATGCACCAGTTTACCCACGCTTAGCACAAGGAAAAGAATGGAATGAA ATGACTGTAACTTGGACAAGTGGATATGGGATCAATGAGGCAGAACCATTTGTTGAATGGGGTGCAAGCGGAGAAAGTATGCGTTCCCCAGCTGTGACGCAAACTGTCGATCGTAATAGCTTGTGTG GTGCACCTGCAAGAACAGTGGGATGGCGTGACCCTGGATTCATACACACTAGTTTTCTGAAGGAATTGTGGCCAAATAGAGT GTATACGTACAAGCTGGGGCATAGATTGTTCAATGGTACATATATTTGGAGTCAGACATATCATTTTAGAGCATCTCCTTATCCTGGCCAAAATTCCTCACAACGTGTAGTCATTTTTGGTGACATGGGAAAG GATGAAGCTGATGGTTCCAATGAATATAACAATTTCCAGAGAGGCTCTCTTAACACTACAAAGCAGCTTATTCGAGACTTGAAAAACATTGATATTGTGTTCCATATTGGGGATATATGTTATGCAAATGGTTACCTTTCACAATGGGATCAGTTTACTGCACAGATTGAGCCAATAGCATCAACTGTTCCTTACATGATTGCAAG TGGAAACCATGAACGTGACTGGCCAGGAACAGGTTCCTTCTATGAGAACATGGATTCAGGAGGAGAATGCGGTGTGTTGGCTGAAAATATGTTCTATGTTCCCACGGAGACCAGAGCTAAATTTTG GTACTCAACTGACTATGGCATGTTCCACTTCTGCATAGCAGACACAGAACATGATTGGAGAGAGGGAACAGAGCAATACAAATTCATTGAGCACTGCTTAGCATCAGTCGATAGGCAGAAGCAACCGTGGCTAATCTTTCTTGCACATCGGGTTCTGGGATATTCCTCTTGCATCTCTTATGCAGAAGAAGGATCATTTGAGGAACCAATGGGGAGGGAGAGCCTCCAAAATCTCTGGCAGAAGTATAAGGTTGACATTGCCCTCTACGGCCACGTTCATAACTATGAAAGAACCTGCCCCATATACCAG AACATTTGCACCAATGAAGAGAAGCATTCTTACAAGGGCAGCTTGAATGGAACAATACATGTGGTTGCTGGTGGTGCGGGAGCAAGCCTGTCAACTTTTACCACTCTCCAAACAAAATGGAGCATTTTCAAAGACTATGATCATGGATTTGTTAAACTCACAGCATTTGACCACTCGAACCTTTTGTTCGAGTACAAGAAGAGCAGGGATGGGCAGGTTTATGACTCTTTCAGAATTTCCAGAGATTATAGGGACATCTTGGCCTGCACTGTTGATAGTTGCCCAAGCACCACACTGGCCTCATGA
- the LOC117637526 gene encoding probable inactive purple acid phosphatase 1, whose product MRKLRYFFLAIAAVLATLQEVRSHGDQPLSKIAVHKAVSALHAHAYVKASPTILGLKGQYSEWVTLDFSSPNPSIDDWIGVFSPANFSASTCPPETPSTSAPFLCSAPIKYQYANYTSARYKDTGKGFLKLQLINQRSDFSFALFSGGLSNPKLVAVSNKIAFKNPKAPVYPRLAQGKLWNEMTVTWTSGYDITEATPFVEWGSKGELVRSPAGTLNFDRNSLCGAPARTVGWRDPGFIHTAFLKELWPNTVYTYKVGHRLSNDSSILSQEYQFRASPYPGQNSVQRVVIFGDMGKDEADGSNEYNNFQRGSLNTTKQLVQDLKNIDIVFHIGDICYANGYISQWDQFTAQVEPIASAVPYMIASGNHERDWPGTGSFYGTTDSGGECGVLAQTMFYVPAENRAKFWYSTDYGMFRFCIADTEHDWREGTEQYKFIENCLASVDRQKQPWLIFLAHRVLGYSSASFYVAEGSFEEPMGRESLQKLWQKYKVDIAVYGHVHNYERTCPIYQNICINKEKHYYKGSLNGTIHVVAGGGGASLATFAPVQTKWSIVKDYDYGFVKLTAFDRSNLLFEYKKSRDGKVYDSFRISRDYRDILACAVDSCPSTTLAS is encoded by the exons ATGAGAAAGTTGCGATATTTCTTCTTGGCAATCGCAGCGGTTCTTGCAACTCTTCAAGAAGTGAGGTCTCATGGAGATCAGCCTTTGTCGAAAATTGCTGTTCACAAGGCAGTATCTGCCCTTCATGCCCATGCTTATGTTAAAGCCTCCCCTACAATTCTTGGACTGAAG GGGCAATATTCAGAATGGGTGACATTGGACTTCAGTTCTCCAAACCCTTCAATTGATGATTGGATTGGAGTATTTTCTCCTGCCAATTTCAG TGCTTCGACCTGCCCTCCAGAAACTCCAAGCACTTCCGCTCCATTTTTGTGTTCAGCACCTATAAAG TACCAGTATGCGAATTACACTAGTGCCAGGTACAAAGATACTGGGAAAGGCTTTTTGAAACTACAGTTGATTAACCAGAGATCAGACTTCTCTTTTGCATTATTCTCTGGTGGCTTATCAAAC CCAAAGCTGGTGGCAGTATCAAATAAAATTGCATTCAAAAATCCAAAAGCTCCAGTTTATCCACGCTTAGCACAAGGGAAACTATGGAATGAA ATGACTGTAACATGGACAAGTGGATATGATATCACGGAAGCTACCCCTTTTGTTGAATGGGGTTCAAAAGGAGAACTTGTGAGATCCCCGGCTGGGACGTTGAATTTCGATCGCAACAGCTTGTGTG GTGCACCAGCAAGGACAGTGGGATGGCGAGATCCTGGATTTATACACACTGCTTTTCTGAAGGAACTGTGGCCTAACACAGT GTACACCTACAAGGTAGGGCACAGATTGTCAAATGACTCATCTATTTTGAGTCAAGAATACCAGTTCAGAGCGTCTCCTTATCCTGGTCAAAATTCTGTTCAACGTGTTGTCATATTTGGTGACATGGGAAAG GATGAAGCTGATGGATCCAATGAATATAATAATTTCCAGCGTGGCTCTCTCAACACTACTAAGCAACTTGTCCAAGACTTAAAGAACATTGATATTGTCTTCCACATTGGAGATATATGTTATGCAAATGGATACATTTCACAGTGGGACCAATTCACCGCACAGGTTGAGCCAATAGCATCTGCTGTTCCTTACATGATTGCAAG TGGTAATCATGAGCGTGACTGGCCAGGCACGGGATCATTTTATGGGACCACAGATTCAGGCGGGGAATGTGGTGTCTTAGCACAGACCATGTTTTATGTCCCTGCTGAAAACAGGGCTAAATTCTG GTATTCAACTGACTATGGCATGTTCCGATTCTGCATTGCCGACACAGAACATGATTGGAGAGAGGGAACAGAGCAATACAAGTTCATTGAGAACTGCCTAGCATCAGTTGATAGACAAAAGCAACCATGGCTGATATTTCTGGCACATCGGGTGCTCGGTTATTCTTCTGCGAGCTTTTATGTGGCTGAAGGTTCCTTTGAGGAGCCAATGGGGAGGGAGAGCCTTCAGAAACTATGGCAGAAGTACAAGGTTGACATTGCAGTATATGGTCATGTGCACAATTACGAAAGGACATGCCCCATTTACCAG AATATCTGCATCAATAAGGAGAAGCACTATTATAAGGGTAGCTTGAATGGGACAATACATGTGGTTGCTGGTGGTGGAGGAGCAAGCCTTGCAACTTTTGCTCCCGTTCAAACAAAATGGAGTATCGTTAAGGACTACGATTATGGGTTTGTCAAACTTACAGCATTTGATCGCTCAAACCTGTTGTTCGAGTACAAGAAGAGCAGGGATGGAAAGGTTTACGACTCTTTCAGAATATCCAGAGATTACAGGGACATCTTAGCCTGCGCTGTAGATAGTTGCCCAAGTACAACACTAGCATCTTGA
- the LOC117617241 gene encoding uncharacterized protein LOC117617241 — MDLWVLAAAAATEAAYVAKYCWHKWLFKEGLSESVHVHGQSQILGDSVIDSASASGGGEEHLAPKEMKKTGHKMEELTESSGELVSDFVVTGKAVYYFHDRLKKSRYLGIKYNGHSYKALDSTENCFLAQVLLYREHARVEEDVDGSCASSASASPCVLTMRPLLVNNGRQVIGFASVDFNEVWLESEERELEKKCGLKEKARRRWQRQRQRQRRCSSSTTWVSGRPFHSQGSKYGMLLFLIGITIGIMYTIIAHKREVDKLNESRKQTQKLVQDLHKEEEEVEMKDSLNLKELSNLGFEFQGTDQTVDDDAEAMSKIESELLAELELLELNVNTYSLSRTPDIVELDPDFVAGVVEEDLRLDKVNWEPAGSSSDSDHEEAMCPRELSLRLHEVIESRLEARIMELETALGASQKRGHSMDFEHVKSKRDFNEFNRDTQRSL; from the exons aTGGATTTATGGGTGctagcagcagcagcagctacTGAGGCTGCTTATGTAGCAAAGTATTGTTGGCATAAATGGCTTTTCAAGGAAGGTTTATCAGAATCGGTTCATGTTCATGGGCAATCCCAGATTCTTGGTGATTCAGTAATAGATTCAGCTTCTgctagtggtggtggtgaagaGCATTTGGCTCCAAAAGAGATGAAAAAAACTGGGCATAAGATGGAGGAGCTGACTGAGTCTTCTGGTGAATtggtttctgattttgttgtGACAGGAAAAGCTGTGTATTATTTTCATGATAGACTAAAGAAAAGCAGATATCTTGGAATTAAATATAATGGGCATTCTTATAAAGCTCTGGATTCTACAGAAAATTGCTTTTTGGCTCAGGTGTTGTTGTACAGGGAACATGCTAGAGTGGAAGAGGATGTGGATGGTTCATGTGCATCGTCAGCATCAGCGTCACCATGTGTTTTGACAATGAGGCCATTATTGGTTAACAATGGGAGGCAAGTAATTGGCTTTGCAAGTGTTGATTTCAATGAGGTGTGGTTGGAGAGTGAGGAAAGAGAGCTTGAAAAGAAATGTGGCTTGAAAGAGAAGGCCCGGCGGCGGTGGCAGAGGCAGAGGCAGAGGCAGAGGAGATGTAGCAGCTCAACTACATGGGTGTCTGGTAGACCGTTTCACTCACAAG GTTCAAAATATGGAATGCTTCTTTTCCTTATTGGAATCACAATTGGAATAATGTATACTATTATTGCTCATAAAAGAGAAGTTGACAAGTTAAATGAGTCGCGGAAGCAGACGCAGAAGTTGGTTCAAGATTTGCataaggaggaggaggaggtagAGATGAAAGATTCATTGAACTTGAAGGAGCTCAGtaatttgggttttgagttCCAGGGAACTGACCAGACGGTAGATGATGATGCTGAAGCTATGAGCAAAATTGAGTCAGAGCTCCTAGCTGAACTAGAGCTTTTGGAACTAAACGTTAACACATATAGCTTAAGCAGAACACCAGATATTGTGGAG CTGGATCCTGACTTTGTAGCAGGTGTTGTTGAGGAAGATCTGAGACTTGACAAGGTCAATTGGGAACCTGCTGGCAGTTCTTCAGACTCAGATCATGAAGAAGCTATGTGCCCTAGGGAGCTGAGTTTGCGTCTGCATGAGGTGATCGAGTCAAGGCTTGAAGCACGTATCATGGAGCTTGAGACAGCACTTGGAGCTAGTCAAAAGAGGGGGCATTCAATGGATTTTGAACATGTAAAATCTAAAAGGGACTTCAACGAATTTAACAGAGACACACAACGAAGCTTATGA
- the LOC117615834 gene encoding magnesium transporter MRS2-5 translates to MEGSRTPLLPSDLPESTSSNNTGSANFHAHGIRGWSGIQGLKKRGHGSRSWIQIDPLGNTSILELDKATIMRHCSLPARDLRLLDPLFIYPSTILGREKAIVVSLEQIRCIITADEVILMNSLDGCVVQYKSELCKRLQSNKDQSDDLPFEFRALELALELTCSSLDAQVKELAMEIYPVLDELALSINTLNLERVRRLKGHLLAVTQRVHKVRDEIEHLMDDDGDMAEMYLTEKKQRSEGYPLSDLGFQTDTSSMERVGSKSAPVSPVGSISGAHKLQRAFSSIVSSSRPSLMSSSNSGENIEQLEMLLEAYFVVIDHTLSEVLSLKEYIDDTEDLINFKLGNVQNHLIQFELLLTAATFVATIFAAVTAVFGMNFPDSIFDNPSTFSWVLIICGVACGFLYFSFLLYFRYKRIFPL, encoded by the exons ATGGAAGGATCACGAACCCCTTTACTTCCATCTGATCTTCCAGAATCGACCTCCTCTAATAATACTGGGAGTGCGAATTTTCATGCACATGGAATTCGTGGGTGGTCCGGTATTCAGGGACTGAAGAAGAGAGGTCATGGAAGTCGTTCATGGATACAGATTGATCCACTTGGGAACACAAGCATTTTGGAGCTTGACAAGGCTACTATAATGAGACATTGTTCTTTGCCTGCCAGAGATCTCCGACTTTTGGATCCTTTGTTCATTTACCCTTCTACAATATTAGGAAGGGAGAAAGCTATTGTTGTTAGTCTTGAACAGATCAGGTGTATAATCACAGCTGATGAGGTTATCCTGATGAATTCTCTGGATGGATGTGTTGTTCAGTACAAGTCTGAATTGTGCAAACGCCTACAGTCAAACAAAGATCAATCTG ATGACTTGCCTTTCGAGTTTAGAGCATTGGAGCTGGCTTTGGAACTAACCTGCTCGTCTCTAGATGCCCAG GTAAAAGAACTGGCAATGGAGATATACCCTGTGCTGGATGAACTAGCATTATCTATAAACACTCTTAATCTAGAGCGCGTGCGTAGACTCAAAGGGCACCTCCTTGCCGTGACGCAACGAGTTCATAAG GTCCGTGATGAAATAGAACATCTCATGGATGATGACGGTGACATGGCCGAGATGTACCTAACTGAGAAGAAACAAAGGTCAGAGGGTTATCCCCTAAGTGACCTTGGTTTTCAAACTGACACCTCAAGTATGGAAAGAGTGGGCTCAAAATCTGCTCCTGTTTCTCCAGTGGGGTCAATCAGTGGAGCACATAAATTGCAAAGGGCTTTTAGCAGTATTGTGAGTTCAAGCAGACCCAGCTTAATGAGTTCATCTAATAGTGGAGAAAACATTGAACAACTGGAAATGCTGCTTGAAGCATACTTTGTTGTCATTGACCATACTCTCAGCGAGGTGTTATCG CTAAAAGAATACATTGATGATACTGAAGATTTGATTAACTTTAAACTG GGCAATGTTCAGAACCATCTGATACAATTTGAGTTGCTTCTTACAGCAGCTACTTTCGTGGCCACAATTTTTGCTGCAGTTACAGCAGTTTTTGGAATGAATTTTCCCGATTCTATTTTTGATAATCCATCGACATTCAGCTGGGTTCTCATTATTTGTGGTGTTGCCTGTGGGTTCTTGTACTTCTCTTTTCTACTTTATTTTAGGTACAAAAGGATCTTTCCATTGTAA